One part of the Bdellovibrio bacteriovorus genome encodes these proteins:
- a CDS encoding tetratricopeptide repeat protein: MFPYTRTAIIVPFLMTLTACATFTSNESDDKAPYYEASFNDRNRAPASFAPAVVSPEDNGAASLDPLYMRTQADYYFAMGEAYALEGNSQKAVEAFKMVLIYDTNSPAVNMRLAAEFLKQGMITESLAQAEEAVAKDPKNVDGHLLLGGLYSSLKLYPKAMEQYNTVMKLQPDNTEAPLYIGALYSEQKQSDKAVKYFESLLKNPEYNTPYLAHYYIGRVRLEQSETKFQKAAETSFKKALDLKPDFADAVLSLGVLYSKQKSEDKAVSLYRAFQKENSPSPRVAEVLAQIYIERGDYENAYEQLEVMEQDSDEPLNVRMKMALILIEQKRYDTAVAKLEEILKDAPESDKVRFYLAAVYEETRQHEKAVKEYTKIPATSTYYGEAVVHAAYLLKGLGRLNEGLEVAAAGLKARQDQPQIFAMYASLLDEKGDYKNASATLEQGLKKFPENAQLRFYYGTINDRMGNKDVVVTEMQKVLELDPNHVQGLNYLAFTWAEMGVKLPEAEKLARRALELEPTDGYVLDTLGWILYKQNKFAESIKFLEAAYKHQSTVSIIAEHLGDAYYKHSMVDKAKKMYKKAADLETEPKKVQEIRSKITAIEKQELNGTPRLPASVEKPVAEHASEK; the protein is encoded by the coding sequence TTGGATCCACTTTATATGCGCACTCAGGCCGATTATTACTTCGCGATGGGTGAGGCGTACGCTTTGGAAGGCAATTCCCAGAAAGCGGTTGAAGCCTTCAAGATGGTTCTTATTTATGATACCAATTCCCCGGCCGTGAACATGCGTCTGGCGGCAGAGTTTCTGAAGCAGGGCATGATCACTGAATCTTTGGCCCAGGCTGAAGAAGCGGTGGCGAAAGATCCAAAGAACGTGGACGGTCACCTGTTGCTGGGTGGTTTGTATTCTTCTTTGAAGCTTTATCCAAAGGCGATGGAACAATACAACACCGTGATGAAGCTTCAGCCGGACAATACCGAGGCTCCGCTTTACATCGGTGCTTTGTATTCCGAGCAGAAACAGTCCGACAAAGCCGTGAAGTACTTTGAGTCTTTGCTGAAGAATCCTGAATACAACACGCCTTACCTGGCTCACTACTATATCGGACGCGTGCGTCTGGAACAGTCTGAAACCAAATTCCAAAAGGCGGCAGAGACTTCCTTCAAGAAGGCTTTGGATCTGAAACCTGATTTTGCCGATGCCGTACTTTCTTTGGGTGTGCTTTATTCCAAGCAGAAATCTGAAGACAAAGCCGTGTCTTTGTATCGCGCTTTCCAGAAAGAAAATTCCCCAAGCCCGCGTGTGGCTGAAGTCCTGGCGCAGATCTATATAGAGCGCGGTGACTATGAAAACGCCTATGAACAACTGGAAGTGATGGAGCAGGACTCCGACGAGCCACTGAATGTTCGCATGAAAATGGCGTTGATTCTGATTGAGCAGAAACGTTACGACACGGCGGTGGCAAAGCTGGAAGAAATTCTGAAAGATGCGCCAGAGTCAGACAAGGTTCGCTTCTATCTGGCCGCGGTTTACGAAGAAACCCGTCAGCATGAAAAAGCCGTGAAAGAATACACGAAGATCCCGGCGACCAGCACTTACTATGGTGAGGCCGTGGTTCATGCCGCTTACCTGTTGAAAGGTTTGGGCCGACTGAATGAAGGTTTGGAAGTGGCGGCCGCTGGTTTGAAAGCACGCCAGGATCAGCCTCAGATCTTCGCGATGTATGCTTCCTTGCTGGATGAAAAAGGTGATTACAAAAATGCCTCTGCCACTTTGGAGCAGGGTTTGAAAAAGTTCCCGGAAAACGCTCAGCTTCGTTTCTATTACGGCACGATCAACGACCGTATGGGCAACAAAGATGTGGTTGTGACGGAAATGCAAAAAGTTCTGGAGCTGGATCCAAACCACGTGCAAGGCCTGAACTATCTGGCCTTCACCTGGGCTGAAATGGGAGTGAAACTTCCGGAGGCGGAAAAACTGGCGCGTCGTGCGCTGGAGCTTGAGCCGACGGATGGTTATGTGCTGGATACTCTGGGCTGGATTTTGTACAAACAAAACAAGTTCGCTGAATCCATCAAGTTCCTGGAAGCGGCTTACAAACATCAGTCCACGGTGAGCATTATTGCTGAGCACCTGGGTGATGCCTACTATAAGCACTCGATGGTGGATAAAGCCAAGAAGATGTATAAGAAAGCCGCGGACCTTGAAACTGAGCCTAAAAAAGTTCAGGAAATCCGCAGCAAGATCACGGCGATCGAAAAGCAGGAACTGAACGGCACGCCTCGTCTGCCAGCTTCCGTTGAAAAGCCGGTGGCGGAACACGCTTCTGAAAAATAG